In Oceanispirochaeta sp., the DNA window CTTCTTTATCAAATTCGGAGATACCAAATATGGCCGCCCGCCTGACCTCGGGGATAGGATCAAGCATATATTGTATCAGTGAGGGTACTATGTCAGGATTATTAAACCGGGGAAGAGTCTCAACGGCTGTCTGTCTGATTAAAGGTTCCGGACTCTCCAGCAAAGACTGATACCAGGGATTTTCATATTCATTGAGAGCCACAAAAACGCGGGAGGCATTGGCTCTGACAGTGGATCGTTCATCCCCGAAGAGAGTTAAAAGGTATATTGAATCCTCCCGGCTTTCCTTCTTTCTGATTAGATCAATAGAGGCGTAAACAACACTGGACTGAGAAGAATTGAGACCGCGGATGACAGCCTTATACGAGTCTTCCCAGTCTTCCAGTAAAACTCTCTGCGCCTCTGCTGAGAGAATCTCATCATCATCAAGAACGGCAAGAACCAGGGCGTCATAGATTTGGGGTGAGGCATTATGCTCCATCAGTTTGATTGCCGCCAACCTGATTTGGGGATCTGATTCTTCCAGCAGGGAGATCAGGGCACTCTCATCATTCTTGCGGATGGTATACAGCCTGCCCCTCTTCAATATTTCGTCGATGATGATTTGTCTATCGTTTTCGTAGGTCAGACGGAGGGGGTCCAGAACAGAGCAGGAGCTGACAAAGAGGAGTAACACAGTCGCTGAGATGATAATGTGTTTGCCGAGATTCCTTCTGTTGATTTTTTCATCCTCCCTGACCATAATAAACTCAGAGTTTTCTTTTTCCCCTAGGAGTGTACACCATGAAAGGTATAATTGTCGCCGCAGGTTACGGAACCCGCTTTCTACCCGTTACAAAAACCATCCCCAAAGAGATGCTGCCCCTGATCAACAAACCCTCTATCTCCTTCATCGTTGAGGAATTCATTCAATCAGGTATTAAAGATATTATCGTCATAACTTCCAGAAGAAAAAAAGTTCTTGAAGATTTTTTTGATAGAGACGTGGAACTGGAAGGGATTTTCGAAAAAGAAGGAGCCACGGCCAAGCTGGACTTGATCAGCCCAAGTGATGCCCGTTTTGCCTTTATCCGTCAGATGGAAATGAAAGGGACCGGCCATGCACTGCTCCAGGCAGCGTCCCTGATCGGGAATGAACCCTGTATTGTCGCCTACCCTGATGATATTCATATGGGGGAGAAACCACTGAGTGCCCAGTTGATCGAAAGCTATGAAAAAACAGGATGTTCCGTCCTGGCCACCATCCATAATCCGCCCAACCTGGAACGC includes these proteins:
- a CDS encoding UTP--glucose-1-phosphate uridylyltransferase, with product MKGIIVAAGYGTRFLPVTKTIPKEMLPLINKPSISFIVEEFIQSGIKDIIVITSRRKKVLEDFFDRDVELEGIFEKEGATAKLDLISPSDARFAFIRQMEMKGTGHALLQAASLIGNEPCIVAYPDDIHMGEKPLSAQLIESYEKTGCSVLATIHNPPNLERYGVLALAKDGIHVTDIVEKPPIGQAPSKEVSIGRYLY